A single region of the Deltaproteobacteria bacterium genome encodes:
- a CDS encoding LemA family protein codes for MGKIGLILIGVGVLFLFWVIGIFNALVRLRNQVKNAWSQIDVQLKRRHDLIPNLIETTKGYMKHERETLEKVTAARTAAMSAQSVGEKAQAEGMLSGVLGRLFAVAEQYPDLKANQNFLALQEELTSTENKIAFARQGYNDQVLFYNNKIQMFPSNIIAGMFGFAQQEFFEIQDQAEKALPKVAF; via the coding sequence ATGGGAAAAATCGGATTGATTTTAATCGGTGTCGGCGTTCTGTTTCTTTTCTGGGTGATCGGTATTTTTAATGCGCTGGTCCGTCTGCGCAACCAGGTGAAAAACGCTTGGTCGCAGATCGATGTCCAGCTCAAACGGCGGCATGATTTGATCCCCAATCTTATCGAGACGACAAAGGGCTATATGAAGCACGAGCGCGAAACCCTCGAAAAGGTCACGGCGGCGCGGACGGCGGCGATGAGCGCCCAGAGCGTGGGGGAAAAGGCGCAGGCCGAGGGGATGTTGAGTGGCGTGTTGGGCCGGCTTTTTGCGGTGGCCGAGCAATACCCCGACCTCAAGGCCAATCAGAACTTTTTGGCCCTTCAGGAGGAACTGACCTCAACCGAGAACAAGATCGCCTTCGCCCGGCAGGGGTACAACGATCAGGTCCTTTTCTACAACAACAAAATCCAGATGTTTCCGTCGAATATCATCGCCGGGATGTTCGGCTTCGCCCAGCAGGAGTTCTTTGAAATCCAGGATCAGGCCGAAAAGGCGTTGCCGAAAGTGGCTTTTTAG
- a CDS encoding M48 family metallopeptidase: protein MWELARSNKRKSIFLFAGMLLLLVGLGFFAGGAFDPQAGPFLGVTLAMFLWIIQLIISYFAGGSIMLALSGAKPVTRDMHPRLFNIVEEMKIAANLPVLPKIYVIPEEAPNAFATGRNPQKSAVAVTAGLLSRLNRDELQGVIAHEMSHVLNRDILFMTLVGVSLGSIVLLSNIFLRGMFHSGSSSRYRSRGKGGGQAALIFLAIAIVFAILSPIMAQLLYFAISRRREYLADATGVRLTRYPEGLASALEKMSRTDLVLSRVNKVTAALYIVNPLKRKGMQLADLTATHPPISERIKILRSLTYGVNFAAYQKAFESVRGRPASLIPKGGLSDAATVALRAPSKDTGPVEPVPAQRIAGDLIMAASGFTFVTCACGLKMKTPPDFRGNSLRCPKCGKVNSVNAA from the coding sequence ATGTGGGAACTTGCCCGTTCCAACAAACGTAAATCCATTTTTCTGTTTGCCGGCATGCTTCTCCTGCTGGTTGGGCTGGGTTTTTTTGCCGGGGGGGCCTTCGATCCGCAGGCCGGGCCCTTTTTAGGGGTCACCCTGGCGATGTTTCTCTGGATCATCCAGCTGATCATCAGCTATTTTGCCGGGGGGAGCATCATGCTGGCCTTAAGCGGCGCCAAACCGGTCACCCGCGACATGCACCCCCGGTTGTTCAACATTGTTGAAGAAATGAAAATCGCCGCCAATCTTCCGGTCCTCCCCAAAATCTATGTCATTCCCGAGGAGGCGCCCAACGCCTTTGCCACCGGCAGAAATCCGCAAAAGAGCGCCGTCGCCGTCACGGCCGGGCTCCTCTCCCGCCTCAATCGCGACGAACTCCAGGGGGTCATCGCCCACGAGATGTCGCACGTCTTGAACCGGGATATTCTTTTCATGACGCTGGTGGGTGTTTCGCTGGGGAGCATCGTTCTCCTTTCAAACATCTTTTTAAGGGGAATGTTTCACAGCGGTTCATCATCCCGTTACCGTTCCCGGGGCAAGGGGGGCGGCCAGGCGGCGCTTATTTTTCTGGCCATCGCTATAGTGTTTGCCATTTTAAGCCCGATTATGGCCCAGCTTCTTTATTTTGCCATTTCGCGCCGGCGCGAGTATCTGGCCGACGCCACCGGTGTCCGCCTCACCCGTTATCCGGAAGGGTTGGCCTCGGCGCTGGAAAAAATGTCCAGGACGGACCTTGTGCTCTCCCGGGTCAACAAGGTGACGGCGGCGCTTTATATCGTGAATCCGCTGAAAAGAAAGGGAATGCAGTTGGCCGACCTGACAGCCACGCACCCGCCGATTTCGGAACGGATAAAAATTTTGAGAAGCCTCACTTACGGGGTGAATTTTGCCGCCTACCAGAAGGCCTTTGAATCGGTCCGCGGGAGGCCCGCGTCGTTGATCCCGAAAGGGGGGCTGTCCGACGCGGCGACGGTTGCCCTGCGCGCCCCCTCGAAGGATACCGGGCCTGTCGAACCGGTTCCCGCCCAGCGGATTGCCGGCGATCTCATTATGGCGGCAAGCGGTTTTACCTTTGTCACTTGTGCCTGCGGCCTCAAGATGAAAACCCCCCCCGACTTTCGCGGAAACTCTCTGCGCTGTCCCAAATGCGGGAAAGTCAATTCCGTAAATGCGGCCTAA